A region from the Muribaculum gordoncarteri genome encodes:
- the thiH gene encoding 2-iminoacetate synthase ThiH yields the protein MFYDEIKKYDWNDTTRCIASKTARDVEIALGKENLSIDDFMALISPAGAAYIEPMAQLSQRYTQERFGKTISMYIPLYITNSCTNSCVYCGFNHNNPFKRTILTMEQIEQECKAIRNLGPFENLLIVTGENPAKAGVDYLEKALQTCRPYFNNLTIEVQPMKSDDYYRLTKSGLNGVVCFQETYNEANYKKYHPAGMKSIYDWRLNGYDRMGQAGVHKIGMGVLIGLEDWRTDITMMARHLRYLRKNYWKTKYSVNFPRMRPSEGHFQPNVVMSDRELAQVTFAFRIFDHDVDISYSTRENPAFRDNMMKLGVTSMSAGSKTDPGGYSVEPDSLEQFEVSDDRSPVNVARRIRELGYEVVWKDWDKIFD from the coding sequence ATGTTTTATGACGAAATAAAAAAATATGACTGGAACGACACCACACGCTGCATAGCATCAAAAACAGCGCGTGACGTCGAGATTGCACTCGGCAAGGAGAATCTGAGCATCGATGACTTCATGGCTCTTATCTCTCCTGCCGGAGCAGCCTACATCGAGCCTATGGCACAATTGAGCCAGCGTTACACTCAGGAGCGATTCGGCAAGACAATCAGCATGTACATTCCGCTCTACATCACCAACTCATGCACCAACTCATGCGTTTACTGCGGATTCAATCACAACAATCCGTTTAAGCGCACAATCCTCACCATGGAGCAAATCGAGCAGGAGTGCAAGGCCATACGCAACCTCGGCCCGTTTGAGAACCTCTTGATTGTCACGGGCGAGAATCCGGCCAAGGCGGGTGTCGACTATCTTGAGAAGGCGTTACAGACATGTCGTCCCTACTTCAACAACCTCACTATCGAGGTTCAGCCAATGAAGTCCGACGACTACTACCGGCTCACCAAGTCGGGACTCAACGGCGTGGTGTGCTTCCAGGAAACCTACAACGAGGCCAACTACAAGAAGTATCATCCGGCAGGCATGAAGTCGATCTACGATTGGCGACTCAACGGATATGACCGAATGGGACAAGCCGGCGTACACAAGATAGGCATGGGAGTGCTCATCGGCCTTGAGGACTGGCGCACCGACATAACCATGATGGCGCGTCACCTGCGTTACCTGCGCAAAAACTACTGGAAGACGAAATACTCGGTCAATTTCCCGAGAATGCGTCCGTCGGAAGGTCATTTCCAGCCAAATGTGGTAATGTCGGACCGCGAACTCGCACAGGTGACATTCGCATTCCGCATCTTTGACCACGATGTCGACATAAGCTACTCCACTCGTGAAAATCCTGCATTCCGCGACAACATGATGAAGCTCGGCGTGACATCGATGAGCGCGGGCAGCAAGACCGACCCGGGAGGTTACTCGGTTGAACCCGACTCATTGGAGCAGTTTGAGGTCAGCGACGACCGCTCACCCGTCAACGTGGCCCGACGCATACGCGAACTCGGCTACGAAGTCGTGTGGAAGGACTGGGACAAAATCTTTGACTGA
- the thiC gene encoding phosphomethylpyrimidine synthase ThiC, which produces MEINNIDVRNYPGSTKTYVEGKLHDIRVPMRRIDLTPTVKIINGEKMMHENAPVYVYDTSGVYTDPDVTIDINKGLPRTREKWISQRNDLEQLPGITSEYGRQREADKSLDSIRFANRYAPRRAKKGCAITQMALAKQGIITPEMEYVAIRENMNNEKLGIKSHITPEFVRDEIAAGRAVLPANINHPESEPMIIGSKFLVKLNTNIGNSALSSGIEEEVNKAVWSCYWGGDTLMDLSTGDNIHETREWIIRNCPVPMGTVPVYQALEKVNGNVKDLTWEIYRDTLIEQAEQGVDYFTIHAGVLRAHADLIGERLTGIVSRGGSIMTQWATLHDSENFLYTHFEEICEILAQYDVAVSLGDGMRPGSIHDANDRSQFLELDVLGQLTEIAWRHNVQVLIEGPGHVPMNKIKENMERQMSACHKAPFYTLGPLTTDIAPGYDHITSAIGAAQIAWLGTAMICYVTPKEHLALPNLEDVRNGVITYKIAAHAADLAKGHPGAQVRDNAMSKARYDFRWKDQFNLSLDPARARQYYVESHKDDDHFCTMCGPNFCAMRISQAVADNCAK; this is translated from the coding sequence ATGGAAATAAACAATATAGATGTCCGCAACTATCCCGGTTCGACAAAGACATACGTAGAGGGAAAACTCCACGACATACGCGTGCCCATGCGCCGCATCGACCTCACGCCTACGGTAAAAATCATCAACGGCGAGAAGATGATGCATGAAAACGCCCCTGTCTATGTCTATGACACAAGCGGTGTCTACACCGACCCCGATGTAACGATAGATATAAACAAAGGTCTTCCCCGCACACGTGAAAAGTGGATATCGCAACGTAACGACCTGGAGCAGTTGCCGGGCATAACCTCGGAATACGGCCGACAGCGTGAAGCCGACAAGAGCCTTGATTCAATCCGATTTGCCAACCGTTACGCACCTCGCCGGGCCAAAAAAGGTTGCGCAATAACGCAAATGGCACTTGCCAAGCAAGGCATAATAACTCCCGAAATGGAGTATGTGGCCATACGCGAGAACATGAACAACGAAAAGCTCGGCATAAAGAGCCACATCACACCTGAATTCGTGCGTGACGAAATAGCAGCCGGCCGTGCGGTGCTTCCAGCCAACATAAACCACCCCGAAAGCGAGCCGATGATAATCGGAAGCAAGTTTCTCGTGAAGCTGAACACCAACATCGGCAACTCGGCCCTCTCGTCGGGCATCGAGGAGGAGGTCAACAAAGCCGTGTGGAGCTGCTATTGGGGTGGCGACACGCTGATGGACCTTTCGACAGGCGACAACATTCACGAAACCCGCGAGTGGATAATACGCAACTGTCCCGTGCCAATGGGCACCGTGCCCGTGTACCAGGCGTTGGAGAAAGTCAACGGCAATGTCAAGGATCTCACATGGGAAATATATCGTGACACACTCATCGAACAGGCCGAACAGGGTGTCGACTACTTCACCATACACGCCGGAGTGCTTCGCGCTCACGCCGACCTCATCGGCGAGCGACTCACCGGAATCGTATCGCGTGGAGGCTCGATAATGACCCAGTGGGCTACATTGCACGACAGCGAGAACTTCCTGTACACCCACTTTGAGGAGATATGCGAAATCCTCGCCCAATACGATGTCGCCGTGTCACTTGGCGATGGAATGCGTCCCGGAAGCATCCACGATGCCAACGACCGCTCGCAGTTCCTCGAACTCGATGTACTCGGCCAACTCACTGAAATCGCATGGCGTCACAACGTGCAGGTGCTAATCGAAGGCCCCGGCCACGTACCCATGAACAAAATAAAGGAGAACATGGAGCGTCAGATGTCGGCTTGTCACAAAGCACCCTTCTACACGCTCGGCCCGCTCACTACCGACATAGCGCCGGGTTACGACCACATAACATCGGCCATAGGAGCAGCGCAGATTGCATGGCTCGGCACGGCTATGATATGTTACGTAACGCCCAAGGAGCATCTTGCGCTTCCCAATCTTGAGGATGTGCGCAACGGCGTGATAACCTACAAGATCGCCGCCCATGCCGCCGACCTCGCCAAGGGACATCCGGGAGCACAGGTGCGTGACAACGCCATGAGCAAAGCCCGCTATGACTTCCGCTGGAAGGATCAGTTCAACCTGTCGCTCGATCCGGCACGCGCCCGTCAATACTATGTCGAGAGCCACAAGGACGACGACCACTTCTGCACAATGTGCGGCCCCAACTTCTGCGCAATGCGTATATCACAGGCTGTCGCCGACAATTGCGCAAAATAA
- the holA gene encoding DNA polymerase III subunit delta: MAQASSAVTFEGLKSQLASRKYAPVYLLHGEEGYYIDELLSMFENIIPEADRDFNLYTFYAPETGPDTIMDACRRYPMMSDYQVVIVKEAQAIRADQLNRFHLYASQPTMSTILVISCRGAQAKAKDLIKQINTHGGVVFESQKVTDRNAGPIISGFIKQKGLNIETKGLAMLRDYVGTDLSRLYNEIDKLTVALAPGSTITPEVIERHIGMSKDYNNFELVNALALKDFNRAFRIVDYFRRNPKNNPVVVTIGTIWNYFSNLLLVTYCRDRSESALCAEIGIRRSWLPDDYKQGMRNYNAWKLIEILHEIRVADCRSKGVGSRMDSYDILNDLVFHILTAPGKI, encoded by the coding sequence ATGGCTCAGGCATCGTCGGCAGTTACATTTGAAGGATTGAAATCGCAGCTCGCATCACGCAAATATGCTCCCGTATATTTGCTGCATGGCGAGGAGGGCTACTATATCGACGAGTTGCTGTCGATGTTTGAGAATATAATTCCCGAAGCCGACCGTGACTTTAATCTCTACACATTCTATGCCCCGGAAACAGGGCCTGACACGATAATGGACGCATGTCGCCGTTATCCTATGATGTCGGATTATCAGGTGGTGATAGTGAAGGAGGCACAGGCCATAAGAGCCGACCAGCTTAACAGGTTTCATCTCTATGCTTCACAGCCCACGATGTCGACTATATTGGTGATCAGCTGTCGTGGCGCGCAAGCCAAGGCCAAGGACCTGATAAAGCAGATAAACACCCATGGTGGGGTGGTGTTTGAGTCACAGAAGGTGACCGACCGCAATGCCGGGCCCATAATAAGCGGATTCATAAAGCAGAAGGGGCTTAACATCGAAACCAAAGGACTCGCCATGTTGCGTGACTACGTGGGTACCGACCTTTCGCGACTGTACAATGAAATCGACAAACTCACGGTGGCTCTTGCCCCCGGGTCAACGATAACCCCCGAGGTGATTGAACGCCACATAGGCATGAGCAAGGATTACAATAACTTTGAACTTGTGAACGCTCTTGCCTTGAAGGATTTCAACCGTGCCTTCAGGATTGTCGATTATTTCCGCCGCAATCCCAAGAATAATCCTGTTGTAGTGACTATAGGCACTATATGGAACTATTTTTCCAATCTGTTGCTTGTCACCTACTGTCGCGACAGAAGCGAGAGTGCGTTATGTGCCGAGATAGGAATACGCCGTTCATGGCTGCCCGACGATTACAAGCAGGGAATGCGCAATTACAATGCGTGGAAATTGATTGAGATTCTGCACGAGATTCGTGTAGCCGATTGTCGCAGCAAGGGTGTGGGGTCGCGTATGGATTCCTACGACATCCTCAATGATCTCGTGTTTCACATCCTCACCGCTCCCGGCAAGATTTAG
- a CDS encoding porin family protein, producing MRKYILCLALVASMIGAFSASAQFRYGPMLGIDITNLKFRQDLITVDKSVGFSTGIATEMMFPGIGFGVSSGIFYEQRGATLNLGEKLVWASQGYGKERSYLHYIEIPIHLRFKYTRLNGMEDYVAPFVFGGPSFSILAAHSNVKALKYAGGEMGLTVGLGVEIFKNWQVQASRTWGMVYAVKTKLLDDFSAKNRTWDIRVVYLF from the coding sequence ATGAGAAAGTATATTCTATGTCTTGCCCTCGTGGCTTCAATGATAGGCGCATTCAGCGCATCGGCTCAATTCCGTTACGGCCCTATGCTGGGAATCGATATCACCAATCTTAAATTCCGTCAAGACTTGATCACAGTCGACAAGAGTGTGGGATTCTCAACCGGTATTGCCACCGAAATGATGTTTCCCGGTATCGGTTTCGGTGTAAGTTCGGGAATTTTCTATGAGCAGCGCGGTGCCACATTGAATCTCGGCGAAAAGCTCGTGTGGGCTTCGCAGGGTTATGGCAAGGAGCGCAGCTATCTTCATTACATAGAGATACCTATACATCTTCGATTCAAATATACTCGTCTTAACGGAATGGAGGACTATGTCGCTCCCTTTGTGTTCGGTGGTCCGTCATTCAGCATCCTTGCCGCTCACAGCAATGTGAAGGCGTTGAAGTATGCCGGAGGCGAAATGGGACTTACCGTGGGATTGGGTGTCGAGATTTTCAAGAACTGGCAGGTACAGGCAAGCCGCACATGGGGTATGGTCTATGCCGTCAAGACCAAGCTGCTCGATGATTTCAGTGCCAAGAACCGCACCTGGGACATTAGAGTGGTCTACCTATTCTAA
- a CDS encoding DNA alkylation repair protein, whose translation MTEFNPMQHIKHQFYAMRNGAIADNMRRQGAPYRIIFGVNLPQLTEIARNTAKSAEMAEALWNNTSTRESMLLAPMIYPQEQYDIATARRWSNGITTPEVADILCMKLLRHMDFASQLADELILSENDMVRYTALRLMFNLLPNRITEVKAYAESEMQRGCSLTASVCRPLLNEISFLEEEN comes from the coding sequence ATGACTGAATTCAATCCGATGCAGCATATAAAGCATCAATTCTATGCAATGCGCAACGGCGCTATAGCCGATAATATGCGTCGACAGGGGGCACCCTACCGCATAATATTCGGAGTCAACCTCCCGCAGCTCACCGAAATAGCCCGCAACACGGCCAAGTCGGCCGAAATGGCCGAGGCTCTCTGGAACAACACCTCGACCCGCGAAAGCATGCTGCTCGCGCCCATGATATACCCGCAAGAGCAATATGACATCGCCACCGCACGCCGCTGGAGCAACGGCATAACCACCCCCGAAGTGGCCGACATTCTGTGCATGAAACTGCTGCGACACATGGATTTCGCATCACAGCTTGCCGATGAGCTTATATTGTCGGAAAACGACATGGTGCGATACACGGCATTGCGGTTGATGTTCAACCTGCTGCCCAATCGCATAACCGAAGTGAAAGCCTACGCCGAAAGCGAAATGCAGCGCGGCTGCAGCCTCACGGCATCGGTGTGCCGTCCGTTGCTCAACGAAATAAGTTTTCTGGAAGAAGAAAATTGA
- a CDS encoding porin family protein, protein MNMIRNIALALLLSVVGLTASAQAHYTSKVAIGGKAGVTLSKMSFAPSTKQSFVVGETMGITVRYWEERHFGLIAELNLEQRGWKENFEGAPFSFERKLNYIQLPLLTHIFFGGRTVKGFFNLGPEVGYMISTSYSSNFDVHNIANIPDFPPNRETDQMILEPTNKFDYGISGGAGIEFTIKRKHLINLEARYYFGIGNIFPDERRDTFSASRGMSILVTLGYSYRLK, encoded by the coding sequence ATGAACATGATTCGCAATATAGCATTGGCTCTGCTGCTGTCGGTCGTCGGCTTGACCGCATCGGCACAGGCTCACTATACCTCAAAAGTGGCAATAGGCGGTAAAGCCGGTGTCACACTCTCCAAAATGTCGTTCGCGCCCAGCACCAAGCAGTCATTTGTAGTAGGTGAAACGATGGGTATAACAGTGCGCTACTGGGAGGAGCGTCACTTCGGACTGATAGCCGAGTTAAACCTGGAGCAACGCGGATGGAAGGAGAATTTCGAGGGTGCACCGTTCAGCTTTGAACGCAAGCTCAACTATATACAGCTGCCGCTTCTCACCCACATATTCTTTGGAGGACGCACCGTAAAAGGATTCTTCAATCTCGGCCCCGAGGTGGGATACATGATCAGCACAAGCTATTCATCCAACTTCGATGTCCACAACATAGCCAACATACCCGACTTTCCGCCAAACCGCGAAACCGACCAGATGATATTGGAGCCCACCAATAAGTTTGACTACGGAATATCGGGCGGTGCGGGCATTGAATTTACAATCAAGCGCAAGCATCTCATAAATCTCGAAGCACGTTACTACTTCGGAATCGGCAACATATTCCCCGATGAGCGTCGTGACACATTCTCGGCCTCGCGAGGAATGTCGATACTCGTCACCCTGGGCTACAGCTATCGCCTGAAATAA
- a CDS encoding OmpA family protein — MKLIKLTGAALLAVCILVSSGCSSMTNTGKGALIGGGGGGALGAGIGALIGGGKGAGIGSAIGAAVGAGAGALIGKKMDKQQQELQAALPEDTKVEQTTDQNGLQAIKVTFPGGILFPTNGTTLSPSAKQDLSKFVVSLRENPLTDVQIFGFTDNTGGYAVNERVSTGRADAVLSYLVNSGIQPTRLSAQGVPMADYVASNDTPEGRAQNRRVEIYITASPQMIQDAENGTL; from the coding sequence ATGAAACTTATTAAGCTTACAGGTGCGGCATTATTAGCCGTGTGCATTCTTGTTTCATCGGGATGTAGTTCAATGACCAACACCGGAAAGGGAGCTCTTATCGGTGGCGGTGGCGGCGGTGCCTTAGGTGCCGGCATAGGCGCTCTTATCGGCGGCGGTAAAGGTGCCGGTATAGGTAGTGCAATCGGTGCTGCAGTAGGTGCCGGAGCAGGTGCCCTTATCGGAAAGAAGATGGACAAGCAGCAGCAGGAACTTCAGGCTGCTCTGCCCGAGGACACAAAGGTTGAACAGACCACCGACCAGAACGGATTACAGGCAATCAAGGTGACATTCCCCGGCGGAATCCTCTTCCCCACCAACGGAACTACACTCAGCCCGTCGGCAAAGCAGGATCTTTCCAAGTTTGTCGTGTCATTGCGTGAAAATCCTCTCACCGATGTACAGATTTTCGGATTCACCGACAACACCGGTGGCTACGCTGTAAATGAGAGAGTATCAACCGGTCGTGCCGATGCAGTGCTCTCCTATCTCGTCAACTCGGGCATCCAGCCTACCCGTCTTTCAGCTCAGGGTGTGCCCATGGCCGACTATGTAGCATCAAATGACACTCCTGAAGGACGTGCTCAGAACCGTCGTGTGGAGATCTACATCACTGCAAGTCCGCAAATGATTCAGGACGCTGAGAACGGAACATTGTAA
- a CDS encoding type I restriction enzyme HsdR N-terminal domain-containing protein — translation MELNLPSFDIRLQRDDEGVKIFDRLRKKFIILTPEEWVRQHFVNYLINHKGFPESLMANEIGITLNGTRRRCDTVVFDKHGSPMVIVEYKASSIVISQSTFDQIVRYNMVLHARYLIVSNGMNHYCCRIDYDNMSYDFLKEVPDYADLE, via the coding sequence ATGGAGCTGAATCTGCCATCATTTGACATAAGACTGCAACGTGACGACGAAGGTGTAAAAATCTTCGACCGATTGCGCAAGAAGTTCATCATACTCACCCCCGAGGAGTGGGTAAGACAACACTTCGTGAACTATCTGATAAATCATAAGGGATTCCCTGAATCGCTAATGGCCAATGAAATAGGGATAACACTCAACGGCACGCGTCGCCGTTGTGACACGGTGGTATTTGACAAGCACGGCTCTCCGATGGTGATTGTCGAGTATAAGGCGTCGTCAATAGTGATTTCGCAGTCGACATTTGACCAGATAGTGCGTTACAACATGGTGCTCCATGCACGTTATCTCATCGTGTCAAACGGCATGAACCACTATTGCTGCCGCATTGACTACGACAACATGTCCTACGATTTTTTGAAAGAAGTTCCCGATTACGCCGATTTAGAATAG
- a CDS encoding LysM peptidoglycan-binding domain-containing protein, translating to MKFRNPFIKLTASALMLILTAGAMQAIELPIKKINGKEYYYYQVKPKETIYSLCKQFGLTKAELIKYNPVVADGLRANQILYFPVDEMDQITAEKEAPEEKAKPKTIDVASVASTHFVEKGETIYGISKHYGITEEELIAANPSIAHGLKQGVVLNIPKSGNHVTSTSSEADVAEVDNYTRDEEPATEPEQEPETETTVVAEETETEQKAAPELKREPVMPAIPTTTVNDYYNEEDADAEEPSEDEATEEQSEESDSTIVDNSVDIAMMLPFMLDQEKPDKQTQLYTEFYKGFLIAVDSLRNIGSKINIRAFDTAASIDTVRNLMTSPDFGVYDIIIAPDDEAQLNAISDFALQHDMNVMNIFAVKSELYKNNKAVMQANIPHSDMYDEAVTALLGSYMDYMPVLLIPNEGKTDKIEFINKLRSELSSRNLPFTEIHYSGYLKESDLAQLEHDNRYIFVPASGTQTEFSHIIGALKTYRENLLDYNNVRLFGYPEWITFRSDMLENLHTMNSTIYSRFFNDDSSYRSRDFAELYKRWYGSPMMSAIPVQGILGFDTGFYMINAIHRDNNGLNNSHYSYDGIQSGYHFSKPAESEGVINDRLYFINFRPSGVIEKLPL from the coding sequence ATGAAATTTCGCAACCCGTTCATAAAGCTTACAGCCTCCGCTTTGATGCTGATTCTCACGGCAGGAGCAATGCAGGCAATTGAGCTTCCCATAAAGAAAATAAACGGTAAAGAATACTACTATTACCAGGTTAAGCCGAAAGAAACAATCTACAGTTTGTGCAAACAATTCGGACTGACCAAAGCCGAACTTATAAAATACAACCCCGTTGTGGCCGACGGATTGCGCGCCAACCAGATTCTCTATTTCCCTGTCGACGAAATGGATCAAATCACAGCGGAGAAGGAAGCTCCCGAAGAAAAGGCCAAGCCCAAGACTATAGATGTGGCATCGGTAGCATCGACCCATTTCGTGGAGAAAGGTGAAACCATCTACGGAATCAGCAAGCACTACGGAATAACCGAAGAGGAGCTGATTGCGGCAAATCCATCGATAGCCCACGGCCTCAAACAGGGAGTGGTACTCAACATCCCCAAAAGCGGAAATCACGTGACATCGACATCATCGGAAGCTGATGTAGCCGAAGTCGACAACTATACAAGGGACGAAGAACCTGCAACCGAGCCGGAACAAGAGCCCGAAACCGAAACCACCGTTGTGGCTGAAGAAACGGAAACCGAGCAAAAAGCAGCACCTGAACTAAAACGTGAACCTGTAATGCCGGCCATCCCCACGACTACCGTCAACGACTATTACAACGAGGAGGACGCCGATGCCGAAGAGCCGTCGGAGGATGAAGCAACCGAAGAACAATCGGAGGAGAGCGACTCTACAATTGTCGACAACTCCGTCGACATAGCCATGATGCTTCCCTTCATGCTCGACCAGGAGAAACCCGACAAGCAGACTCAGCTATACACCGAGTTCTACAAGGGATTCCTCATCGCAGTCGACAGCCTGCGCAACATCGGCAGCAAAATCAACATCCGCGCATTTGACACTGCGGCAAGCATCGACACCGTGCGCAACCTCATGACCTCGCCCGACTTCGGAGTATATGACATCATAATCGCTCCTGATGACGAGGCTCAGCTCAATGCCATCTCGGACTTCGCATTACAGCACGACATGAATGTAATGAACATCTTTGCCGTAAAGAGTGAGTTGTACAAAAACAACAAGGCTGTAATGCAGGCCAACATCCCCCACTCCGACATGTATGATGAAGCCGTTACCGCATTGCTCGGCTCCTACATGGACTACATGCCCGTGCTGCTTATCCCCAACGAAGGCAAGACCGATAAGATTGAATTTATCAACAAGCTCCGCTCCGAGCTGTCGTCACGCAACCTGCCCTTCACCGAGATACACTATTCGGGTTATCTGAAGGAGAGCGACCTTGCACAGCTTGAGCATGACAACCGTTACATATTCGTACCCGCATCGGGAACACAGACCGAGTTCTCTCACATCATAGGAGCACTGAAGACCTATCGCGAAAATCTCCTGGACTACAACAATGTGCGCCTCTTCGGCTATCCCGAATGGATTACATTCCGCAGCGACATGCTCGAGAATCTGCACACGATGAACTCAACCATCTACTCACGCTTCTTCAATGACGACTCAAGCTACCGCTCGCGTGACTTCGCCGAACTCTACAAGCGTTGGTACGGCTCACCCATGATGAGCGCGATTCCCGTGCAGGGCATCCTCGGATTCGACACCGGATTCTATATGATCAATGCGATACACCGTGACAACAACGGGTTGAACAACTCACATTACTCTTACGACGGAATCCAAAGCGGCTATCACTTCTCAAAGCCCGCCGAATCGGAAGGTGTAATAAACGACCGATTGTACTTCATCAATTTCCGTCCGTCAGGAGTAATCGAAAAACTTCCACTGTAA
- a CDS encoding ECF transporter S component translates to MTAQSIRLHSLEYRDVRTYIIAALFVVGNVVLPQICHLVPGGGLTWLPIYFFTLVGAYKFGWRVGVITALMSPLINSMMFGMPPVATLPIITMKSLILAATASCFAHKFNRLSIIVILGIVISYQLIGTAIEALMINSFSAALSDLTTGLPGLAFQVIGGYLTIRYILNK, encoded by the coding sequence ATGACCGCACAATCCATCCGTCTTCATTCGCTTGAATACCGCGATGTACGCACCTACATCATCGCAGCACTTTTTGTCGTAGGCAATGTAGTTTTGCCCCAGATATGTCACCTCGTACCCGGAGGCGGCCTCACCTGGTTGCCGATATACTTCTTTACCCTTGTTGGAGCCTACAAATTCGGATGGCGCGTCGGAGTCATCACCGCACTTATGTCACCGCTCATCAACTCCATGATGTTTGGCATGCCTCCCGTAGCGACGCTCCCCATCATCACGATGAAGAGCCTCATCCTTGCAGCCACCGCATCATGCTTCGCTCATAAATTCAACCGACTCTCCATCATCGTGATTCTTGGCATAGTCATCAGCTATCAGCTGATAGGAACCGCCATTGAGGCACTCATGATAAACTCATTCTCAGCCGCACTCTCCGACCTTACCACCGGACTTCCCGGACTGGCTTTCCAGGTAATAGGCGGCTACCTCACCATACGCTACATCCTCAACAAGTAA
- a CDS encoding DMT family transporter yields MSVNLRANQSKALWYHLGALLTVTAWGVSFVSTKVLLEHGINPTEVYVVRTLLAYLLVLCVCHKRIFSNSLRDELLFVSCGLCAGSLYFIAENTALEYTLVSNVSLIVTLSPLITTLLVGAIYKNERPGKGVLMGSLIAFLGVGCVIFNSSFVLDVKPLGDLLSLSAAVCWSVYSLVLRKLSAFYTVMFISRKTFFYGMVTAIPFLIAIPEHTPLDVYLQFDVWSNFLFLGVFCSMIAFIIWAFTIKGLGAIKANNYLYIQPIITLIASALLLGEKVSIVGYVGCSLILLGVWISDRMSRCR; encoded by the coding sequence ATGAGCGTTAATTTAAGAGCAAATCAGTCAAAGGCATTGTGGTATCATCTTGGCGCACTGCTCACTGTCACTGCATGGGGCGTTTCGTTTGTGTCGACCAAGGTTCTTCTGGAGCACGGGATTAACCCGACTGAAGTATATGTGGTGAGAACCCTTCTTGCCTATTTGCTTGTGCTGTGTGTGTGCCATAAGCGTATATTTTCCAACTCGCTTCGCGATGAATTGCTCTTTGTTTCATGCGGCCTTTGCGCCGGATCTCTCTATTTCATCGCTGAAAACACGGCGCTTGAATATACGCTTGTATCCAATGTATCGCTCATTGTAACCCTTTCACCGCTTATTACGACACTCTTGGTGGGTGCCATCTACAAGAATGAACGCCCGGGCAAGGGCGTGCTGATGGGCTCGCTTATAGCATTCCTTGGCGTGGGATGCGTCATTTTCAACAGTAGCTTTGTGCTGGATGTGAAGCCGTTGGGCGACTTGTTGTCGCTTTCGGCTGCAGTGTGTTGGTCGGTCTACAGTCTTGTGCTCAGGAAACTGAGTGCGTTCTACACCGTCATGTTTATCTCGCGCAAGACATTCTTTTACGGAATGGTGACGGCAATTCCTTTTTTGATAGCCATTCCCGAGCACACTCCGCTTGATGTGTACCTGCAGTTTGATGTATGGAGCAATTTCTTGTTCCTTGGTGTGTTCTGTTCGATGATAGCCTTCATTATATGGGCTTTCACCATAAAGGGACTGGGTGCAATAAAAGCCAACAATTACCTTTACATACAACCTATAATAACACTGATAGCATCGGCGTTGCTATTGGGTGAAAAGGTGTCGATTGTCGGCTATGTAGGTTGTTCGCTGATCCTGTTGGGAGTGTGGATCAGCGACCGCATGAGTCGATGCCGTTAA